DNA from Anaerolineae bacterium:
CCCCCGCCGGCGACGAATACCCCGACGCCGCTTCCAACGGCCACCTGGACGCCGACGCCGCTGTCCACTTCCACACCGACCCGCGCCCCCACCCCAACACCCGGGCCGGCCAGCATCGAGTTCTGGGCGGACCGCACGGAGATACCCGCCGGCCAATGCCTGAACCTGGGCTGGCGTGTGCGCAATGTGCAAGCGGTGTACCTTAATGACCAGGGCGTCATCGGTGAAGAGATCCGCCAGGTCTGCCCGGTGAGCGATACCACTTACGTCCTGCGGGTAGTCACGTTCGAAGGCGAGGAGTTCCGCCGCATTGACGTGCGCGTCCTGCCGGCGACCGCCACGCCATCCGCCACCGCGACCCCGACGAGCGGCGCTAGCCAGTTCCCCACCATGCCGCCAGTCACAGCCACCGAGCCAACGCTGACGCCCACCGGCACGCCAACACCCCCAGCGCCGACATCCACCGCCACGCACACGCCGGCCGCGCTGGCCATGGTCGGTTCGCTTCCGCCCACCACGCCGCCACCGCCGGCCGCGGCAGTGCCCCAGCCGACCCCACCGGCGCCCCACACCCCCAGGGTATGGGCGCGCGCCGGCGAAGCGCCGGCACCGCGCGGCGCGACACCCCCCACCGCTTCGCCGGCCGAGGCGCCTGGCCCGCACTGGGGCGAGTATGGGGTGTTTGCCGGCGTGGCGTCCCTCCTGGCCGCACTGGCGGCCTGGGCCATCCGCCGGCAGAGCGCGTGAGGTGCGCATGCGTCAGGATTACCATCCGCTGGCCTGGCTGGCCTGGGCGACTGCCGCGGCTGTTGTCGCGCTGATGACCCTCAACCCGCTGTACCTGACCCTGCTGGGGCTGGCCGTGCTGGCCAGCTATCGGGTCATCAGCCTGCGCTCGCCCACTGCGCGGCAGTGGGGCGCCTTCCTGAAGGCCGGCCTCCTGATCTGGGCCATCACCATCCCCTTCAACGCCTTAATGTCCCATTATGGGCGCTATGTGCTGTTCCGCCTGCCGGCCGACTGGCCCCTGATTGGCGGCGCCATCACGCTGGAGGCCGTCGCCTATGGGTTCGCCCGCGGGCTGAGCCTGGTCCTGCTGTTGATGATATTCGCCACATTCAACTCCGCAGTGGATACCGCCAGGCTCCTGCGGCGCATGCCGGCCTTCCTGTACCTGGCCGGCATGATCACCTCCATCGCCCTGGCCTTTGTCCCCCAGATGATCAGCGCCCTGCAAGAAATCCGCGAGGCCCAGCGCGTGCGCGGCCACCGCTTCCGCACCATCCGCGACCTCCTGCCGCTCATCATGCCCCTGCTGACCACCGGCCTGGAGCGCGCCATGCAGCTCGCGGAGTCCATGGAAGCGCGCGGTTTTGGCGGCTCCGCCGCCTCCATCAGCCGCCTGCTGGATCACACCCTGAAGGGGATGACGCTGGCCGGCTTATTGGCAGTGCTGGCCGGCCTGTTCGCCCGCAGTTACTGGTCCCGGCAGGCCTGGATCGGGATCCTGCTCACCGCCGGCGGCCTCCTGCTCATGGCCGCGGCCTTCTGGGTGCAGGGCCGGCGGGTGCGGCGCACCCGCTACCGCCATGATTTGTGGCTGTCGCGCGATACGCTCATGGTGGCGAGCAGTGTCGCGGCCGCGGCCGGCGTCCTGATCGCCCGGGCGCTGAACCGCGCCGCGCTGTTCTATTACCCTTACCCGCCCTACTCCGTCTGGCCGACGTTCGACTGGCGCCTGGGCCTGCTGTATGCGCTGTTCATGGCGCCGGCGTGGCTCCTCCCATCGGCCCGCACTGCCCAGCCAGACCAATATCCTCTTCCGAGGGAACCGCTGTGATCCACTTCCGGCGCGTCTCCTACTGGTACCCGGACAGCCCAGAACCTGTCCTGCGCGATGTGACCTTCGACATCGAGGAGGGGGAATTTGTGCTGGTCATCGGGCCGTCCGGCTCCGGCAAATCCACCCTCCTGCGCTGTATCAACGGCATGATCCCGCATTTCTACGGCGGGACATTCGCCGGCGCGGTGCGGGTGGCCGGCCTGGACCCGGTCGAGCTTGGCCCAAAGGGCATGGCCCACCTGGTCGGATTCGTGCTCCAGGACCCGGAGGCCCAGTTCGTCGTCGACACGGTGGAGGACGAGCTGGCCTTCGCCATGGAGAACCAGGGGCTGTCCATGACCCTCATGCGCAAGCGCATCGAGGAGGTCCTGGACCAGTTGAGCATCGCGCACCTGCGGCACCGCCGGATTTCGAGCCTGTCCGGCGGGGAAAAACAGCGCGTCGCCATCGCCTCGGTGCTGACCCTTCAGCCCAAGGTCTTGGTGCTGGATGAGCCGACCTCCCAGCTCGATCCGCAGGCGGCCGAGGAAGTGCTGACCGTCCTGCAGAAGCTGAACGAGGACCTGGGGCTGACCATTCTGCTGTCGGAGCATCGACTGGAGCGGGTAGCGCAGTACGCCGACCGCATCCTGTGGGTGCCGGCGCCCGGACAGCCGCCGGCCCTGGGCGCGCCGGCCGAGATCCTCGCGCGGGTGGACCTGACGCCCCCGCTGATCACCCTGGCCAAGGCAATGGGATGGCACCCCCTCCCGCTGACCATCAAACAGGCGCGGCCCTTTGCCCGGCGCGCCGGCCTGGTCGGACAACCCTCTCTCCAGGATGAGGAGTCCGTGATCCGCCGGCGGGCGCCCAACGCCCTCCCGCAGGACAGCCTGACCGTGGACATGCGGGATGTGTGGTACGCCTACTCCGGCACGGACCAGCCGGCCCTGCGCGGCATCCACCTCCAGGTCCATCAGGGAGAATTCCTGGCTCTGATGGGCCGCAATGGTTCGGGCAAGTCTACTTTGCTGAAGCATATCATTGGCCTGCTTCAGCCCCAGCGGGGGCAGGTGCTGGTCGCCGGCCGCGATACCCGCCGGCACAGCGTGGAAGAGCTGGCGCGCTTCGTGGGCTACGTGCCCCAAAACCCCGGCGCGCTCCTGTTCCAGGACACCCTGCGGGATGAGCTGGAATTCACCCTGCGCAATCACGGCATGCCCCTGCGCGATTACACCCCCCTGATACGGGCGTTGGGGCTGGAGCCGCATCTCGAGCGCTATCCGCGCGACCTCAGCGTGGGAGAGCGACAGCGCGCTGCCCTGGCGGCCATCCTGGTAGTGGAACCACCGCTCATCCTGCTCGATGAGCCGACCCGCGGCCTGGATTATCCCCAGAAGCGCTCCCTGGCCGGCTTTCTCAAGGACCAGAAAGCCCAGGGCCGGACGATCATTATGAGCACCCATGATGTGGAGCTGGTGGCGGAATGCGCGGACCGCGTCGTCATACTAGGAGAAGGGGAGGTCATCGTAGATGGGCCGGCGCGCAAGGTGATGACCAGCTCCATGATCTTCTCCTCCCAGGTGAACAAGCTCCTGCGGGATGACCGTTTCCTGACGGTGGAAGATGTGCTGGCCGGCATGCCGCCGGCGGAGGTCGGCCGATGAGGCGGATCGGCTGGATGAACGCTCTCATCATCCTGGCGGCCAGTGCCGTAGGCGTCACCGCGTTCCTTTACCCCTTCTTCACGCTGTCGCCGGACCAGCAGATGGCCGGCCTGGCCGCCCACGCTCACGCCAATGATGCTCCCCTGGTGCTCATCATCCTGGTGGTCTTCTGCCTGGGCGCCATCCTGGCCAACCTGGGAAGCGGCCAGATGAACTCCAAAATGGTGGCGGTGCTGGGCGTGCTGGTGGCCATGAATGCGGTCCTGCGCGCCATCCCCGGGCCGGGCGGGTTCTCGGCCGTCTTCTTTCTCCCCATCCTCTGCGGCTATGCGTACGGGGGCGCGTTCGGCTTTCTGCTGGGGGCGCTCTCCCTGCTGGTCTCAGCGCTGATGGGCGGCGGGGTGGGTCCGTGGCTGCCGTATCAAATGTTTACCGCCGGCTGGGTCGGGCTGACATCCGCCTGGATCCCGGACCTGCGCCGGCTGGGCCGGCTGGAAAACATCCTGCTGGCGGTATGGGGCGCTGTGCTGGGGATGATCTTCGGGGCCATCATGAACATCTGGTTCTGGCCGTTCGTCATGCCGCCGGCCGGGGATACCAGCATGTACTGGAGCGCCGGCCTGGGACTGCGCGAAACGCTGGAGCGCTACGCGGTGTTTTACGTGGCGACCTCTTTATGGTGGGACCTGGGCCGCGCCGGCGGCAACGCCCTGCTCATCCTGCTGTTTGGGCCGGCGGTGCTCAAGGTCCTGCGCCGCTTCCAGGCACGCTTCCGGTTTCATATCGTGCCGGCGGTGGAGCACGCCGGCATGGAACCCCGCTAGCCGGCGAGCGAAAGACAGCTCGTTCCCCATTCTCCCCTGCCTGCAGACTGTGCTATATTTCGTCACCTGTGGTATAATGCATTCCGCAAGACACCTGTTCCACCGAAGCACACCCTCGAAGAAATCGGACGGCAGGACGAGGCACAACCGCTATGGACCAGTTCGTACATCTGCATGTGCATACGGAGTTCTCCCTGCTGGACGGGCTGGCCCGCACCAAGGACCTCTGCCGGCGCGCCGCCGAGCTGGGCATGCCGGCCATCGCTATGACCGACCACGGCAACATGTACGCTACCATCCAGTTTTACCGCGACGCCAAGGCCGCCGGCATCAAGCCCATCATCGGCTGCGAGATGTACATCGCCCCCCGCCGCATGTGCGACCGCGACCCCAACCTGGATCGCCGGCCCTTCCACCTTGTCCTCCTGG
Protein-coding regions in this window:
- a CDS encoding energy-coupling factor transporter transmembrane protein EcfT gives rise to the protein MRQDYHPLAWLAWATAAAVVALMTLNPLYLTLLGLAVLASYRVISLRSPTARQWGAFLKAGLLIWAITIPFNALMSHYGRYVLFRLPADWPLIGGAITLEAVAYGFARGLSLVLLLMIFATFNSAVDTARLLRRMPAFLYLAGMITSIALAFVPQMISALQEIREAQRVRGHRFRTIRDLLPLIMPLLTTGLERAMQLAESMEARGFGGSAASISRLLDHTLKGMTLAGLLAVLAGLFARSYWSRQAWIGILLTAGGLLLMAAAFWVQGRRVRRTRYRHDLWLSRDTLMVASSVAAAAGVLIARALNRAALFYYPYPPYSVWPTFDWRLGLLYALFMAPAWLLPSARTAQPDQYPLPREPL
- a CDS encoding ABC transporter ATP-binding protein; protein product: MIHFRRVSYWYPDSPEPVLRDVTFDIEEGEFVLVIGPSGSGKSTLLRCINGMIPHFYGGTFAGAVRVAGLDPVELGPKGMAHLVGFVLQDPEAQFVVDTVEDELAFAMENQGLSMTLMRKRIEEVLDQLSIAHLRHRRISSLSGGEKQRVAIASVLTLQPKVLVLDEPTSQLDPQAAEEVLTVLQKLNEDLGLTILLSEHRLERVAQYADRILWVPAPGQPPALGAPAEILARVDLTPPLITLAKAMGWHPLPLTIKQARPFARRAGLVGQPSLQDEESVIRRRAPNALPQDSLTVDMRDVWYAYSGTDQPALRGIHLQVHQGEFLALMGRNGSGKSTLLKHIIGLLQPQRGQVLVAGRDTRRHSVEELARFVGYVPQNPGALLFQDTLRDELEFTLRNHGMPLRDYTPLIRALGLEPHLERYPRDLSVGERQRAALAAILVVEPPLILLDEPTRGLDYPQKRSLAGFLKDQKAQGRTIIMSTHDVELVAECADRVVILGEGEVIVDGPARKVMTSSMIFSSQVNKLLRDDRFLTVEDVLAGMPPAEVGR
- a CDS encoding ECF transporter S component; the encoded protein is MRRIGWMNALIILAASAVGVTAFLYPFFTLSPDQQMAGLAAHAHANDAPLVLIILVVFCLGAILANLGSGQMNSKMVAVLGVLVAMNAVLRAIPGPGGFSAVFFLPILCGYAYGGAFGFLLGALSLLVSALMGGGVGPWLPYQMFTAGWVGLTSAWIPDLRRLGRLENILLAVWGAVLGMIFGAIMNIWFWPFVMPPAGDTSMYWSAGLGLRETLERYAVFYVATSLWWDLGRAGGNALLILLFGPAVLKVLRRFQARFRFHIVPAVEHAGMEPR